Within the Deltaproteobacteria bacterium genome, the region TCGACGCGACGACGATCGGCGCCGCCGGCTCGCCGACCTGGGTCGAAGGGCTCGAGGCGATCGACGTCGCGCGCCCGGGTCGCGTCCTCGAGGGCGGCGTCGATGCGGCGATTGCCACACTGGTTGCCGAGCTCGAGGCGCGCGGGATCTTCGCCCCGGCCGGCATCGGCGACCCGGGCGACGCGGCGCCTGCGGCGTCCGCTCCGACGGCGGAACGCGCGGGGGCGGTGGCGCGTGATCGCGACGTGTGGGTCGTGGCCGAGCTCTTCGATGGCGCCGTCCGTCGCGTGACGCTCGAGCTCCTCGCGAGGGCTCGCCGCCTCGCCGCCGCGCGCGGCGGCCGCGTCGCGGCGGTGCTGCTCGGGCACGACGTCGGCCGCCACGTCGCGCTCCTCGCGGGCCACGGAGCCGATCGCGTGCTCGTCGCCGACGATCCACGCCTTGCGACCTACGCCACCGAGCCCTACGCGGCGCTGCTCGCGCGGGCGATCGGCGCCGAGCGTCCGGGCGCGGTATTGGTGCCGTCGACCTACGTCGGCCGCGATCTCGCGCCGCGCGTCGCGGGGCGCCTCGGGCTCGGACTCACCGGCGATTGCGTCGACCTCTCGATCGACGACGAGGGCCGTCTGGTGCAGTGGAAGCCGGCGTTCGGCGGCAACGTCGTCGCGCCGATCCTCTCGCGCACGCGCCCCGAGATGGCGACGGTCCGTCCGGGCGTGCTGCCGGCGGCGTCGGCGCGCGCGGGCGCGACGGCGCGAGCCGACGCGCTGTCGCTCGTCGATCTCCCGGCGAGCCGGCTCCGTGTCGTCGACCGCCGGCGCGATCCGTCGGCGGCGCGTGCCGCCGCGCTCGACGAGGCGGAGATCGCGGTTGGCGTCGGGCTCGGCATCGGCGGTCCCGAGGCGCTCCCGGTGATCGAAGCGCTCGCGGCGGCGCTCGGCGGCGCGCCGCCCGCGGCCACCCGCGACGTCGTCGACAAGGGATGGCTGCCGCGCCAGCGCCAGGTCGGCCTCACGGGCCGCGCCATCGCGCCGCGCTGCTACTTCGCGATCGGTATCCGCGGCGCCGCCGAGCACATGGTCGGCGTGCGCCGCTCCGGGACGATCGTCGCCGTCGACAAGAACCCGCAGGCGCCGATCTTCGCGCAGGCGGATCTCGGAATCGTCGGCGATTGGGCCGAGGTCGTGCCGCGCCTCACGCACGCGCTTGCGGCCCGACGCAAGAGCTCCGAATAGCCATCGCCACCGCATGACGCCGTGCTAGGGTGGCGACATGGCGGAACCCAAGCGGCGGGCGACGTACGAGGACCTCATGCAGGTCCCCGAATGGAAGGTCGCGGAGATCATCGAGGGCGAGCTGATCGTGAGCCCGCGCCCGGCGACACCGCACGCGTACACCGGAACGGTCATGATCGCCGATCTCGGGGGGCCGTTCGGTGGTCCGCCCGGTGCTCCGGGGCGACCCGGCGGGTGGTGGGTCTTGTACGAGCCGGAATTGCACTTCGGGGAGGACGTTCTCGTCCCGGACGTCGCTGCGTGGCGGCGGGAACGATTTCCACAGCTACCCAATGCCGCGTTCATCTCCCAGGCGCCCGACTGGGTGTGCGAGGTCATCTCTCCCTCGACCGGCACGATCGACCGCGGCCGCAAGATGCGCATCTACGCGCGCGAAGGCGTCGGGCACCTCTGGTTCGTCGAGCCGCTCGCGCGCACGCTCGAGGTCTATCGCCTCGACGACGAGGGGCACTGGGTCGTCGTCGAGAACTTCGGTGGCGACGACGTCGTGCGCGCGGCGCCCTTCGACGCCATCGCGCTCGACCTCGCGCGCTGGTGGCTGCCGGGGACCGAGCCCACGCGCTGACGGCCCCGCGAGGCGCAGCAGCTCGTTACGCTGATCTTCGAGGACTGCTCCGGTCTCCGCCGCGATCGTGCGGTGTCCGACGGTCCGCGATGCTCTTCACGGTGTTTCGGTTTCCGTCGGTGTCGGTGACGCTTCGGGCGTCGGGGTTTCGTCCGGGCTTTCGGTCGGCGTCGGGCTGACCGTCTCGACTGCGGTTTCGGTCACGGTCGGCGTTGCGGTCGGAGTGACCGGCGGCGTGGCAGTGCGCGTCGCCGACGGGGTCACGGTACGCGTCGGTGATGGCGTCGCGGTGCGGGTCGGGGTCACGGTGCGCGTTCGCGTCGGGGTCACGGTGCGGGTCGGTGTCGGCGTGGCGGTGCGGGTCGGCGTGAGCGTCCGGGTAGGCGTCAGGGTCGGCGTGGGCGTGGCACTTTCCGTCGGGGTGGCCGTGAGCGTCGGCGTCGCGGTGCGCGTCGGGGTCGCGGTCCGCGTCGGTGTCACGGTGCGCGTCCGGGTCGGCGTCACGGTCCGCGTTGCCGTCAGCGTCGGGGTAGCAGTGCGGGTCGGCGTGGGGGTGCGGGTTCTGGTCGGCGTGCCGGTGCGAGTGGGCGTCCCGGTCGCGGTCGGTGTTGGCGTGTCGGTCGGCGTTGG harbors:
- a CDS encoding electron transfer flavoprotein alpha/ beta subunit is translated as MKQIVLIKQVPAVAELAFDPQTRTLKREGVRLEVSSFDVRALLRAVELRAEHGGEVVVLTMGPPAAREALVYCLALGADRGIHLCDRAFAGADTLATARALAAAVARERPDLVLCGRASVDAETAQVGPEVAELLDVPQVCSARTLVVDAAARTFTAERETDDGAETVTGALPALVTAGEDLAPERFPRRGDKEAAKVKPIVELTAAALGLDATTIGAAGSPTWVEGLEAIDVARPGRVLEGGVDAAIATLVAELEARGIFAPAGIGDPGDAAPAASAPTAERAGAVARDRDVWVVAELFDGAVRRVTLELLARARRLAAARGGRVAAVLLGHDVGRHVALLAGHGADRVLVADDPRLATYATEPYAALLARAIGAERPGAVLVPSTYVGRDLAPRVAGRLGLGLTGDCVDLSIDDEGRLVQWKPAFGGNVVAPILSRTRPEMATVRPGVLPAASARAGATARADALSLVDLPASRLRVVDRRRDPSAARAAALDEAEIAVGVGLGIGGPEALPVIEALAAALGGAPPAATRDVVDKGWLPRQRQVGLTGRAIAPRCYFAIGIRGAAEHMVGVRRSGTIVAVDKNPQAPIFAQADLGIVGDWAEVVPRLTHALAARRKSSE
- a CDS encoding Uma2 family endonuclease — its product is MAEPKRRATYEDLMQVPEWKVAEIIEGELIVSPRPATPHAYTGTVMIADLGGPFGGPPGAPGRPGGWWVLYEPELHFGEDVLVPDVAAWRRERFPQLPNAAFISQAPDWVCEVISPSTGTIDRGRKMRIYAREGVGHLWFVEPLARTLEVYRLDDEGHWVVVENFGGDDVVRAAPFDAIALDLARWWLPGTEPTR